The Opitutales bacterium ASA1 genome window below encodes:
- a CDS encoding extracellular solute-binding protein, producing MQALKIPGLLVLAGGLLFLAGCGKKAETTTDLGDWPGMEADLQRTLQEQSDFYVFKTPEDWQRETASLVWDDASDLPEFADPNAKKGGTFRYFISDFPRTLRTIGPDATGGIRPYLLDYIAMPSMEIHPNVPGRVYPGVAEKWAVDRDTRTVYIRLDPAARWSDGKPVTTADIVFTWYFYRSPITNEPWYADFYTKTHERLTVYDELHYAVTLPELKPDILEKAGNIAPYPKHAFADYGPDWIEKYNWRVLPTTGAYTLLDKDVDKGRAVTLTRVEDWWAKDRKFWRGRYNPDRYRLTVIRDPNKAFEAFQRGDIDMFPIGRPELWYEKLPDTHPDVQAGYIAKTKFFNRTPRPDWGLWINRSQSLLDNRDIREGIHFATDFDQVVTNYFRGDSERMQTRSDGYSWRTHPTITARPFDPAKAREFFAKAGFTQQGPDGVLRNEAGQRLAFTITTYAKALEAMLPILKQQALKAGLDFTIEVLDATTGWKKVQEKQHQIALVALSRSVEQYPRYWEMYHGSNAYDDAYLDASGNAVPRFADGTPNPKPAQVNTHTNNMTMTFIPELDRLIEAYDRSSTMEEIKRHAVDIEQIIHDDAGWVPGWATPFYRTGYWRHVKWPADFNVMQSREAEEMFLHWIDTDEQAALEAARRAKTTFEPQILVFDQFKTQ from the coding sequence ATGCAAGCATTGAAAATTCCGGGCCTGCTCGTCCTTGCAGGCGGTCTTCTCTTCCTCGCCGGCTGCGGCAAGAAAGCCGAAACCACCACCGACCTCGGCGACTGGCCGGGTATGGAGGCCGACCTCCAGCGCACGCTGCAAGAACAGTCCGACTTCTACGTCTTCAAGACCCCCGAGGACTGGCAGCGTGAAACCGCTTCCCTCGTCTGGGACGACGCGTCCGATCTGCCCGAGTTCGCCGATCCGAACGCCAAAAAGGGCGGCACGTTCCGCTACTTCATCTCCGACTTCCCGCGCACCCTGCGCACGATCGGCCCGGACGCCACCGGCGGCATTCGCCCCTACCTGCTCGATTACATCGCGATGCCGTCGATGGAGATTCACCCCAACGTCCCGGGCCGCGTCTACCCGGGCGTCGCCGAGAAGTGGGCGGTGGACCGCGACACCCGCACGGTCTACATCCGCCTCGACCCCGCCGCCCGCTGGTCCGACGGCAAACCCGTCACCACCGCCGACATCGTCTTCACGTGGTACTTTTACCGCAGCCCGATCACCAACGAGCCGTGGTACGCCGACTTCTACACCAAGACCCACGAGCGCCTCACGGTCTACGACGAGCTCCACTACGCCGTCACGCTGCCCGAGCTCAAACCCGACATCCTCGAGAAGGCGGGCAACATCGCGCCCTATCCCAAGCACGCCTTCGCCGACTACGGCCCGGATTGGATCGAGAAATACAACTGGCGCGTGCTCCCCACCACCGGTGCCTACACCCTGCTCGACAAGGACGTGGACAAGGGCCGCGCCGTCACGCTCACGCGCGTCGAGGACTGGTGGGCCAAGGACCGCAAGTTCTGGCGGGGGCGCTACAACCCCGACCGCTATCGCCTTACCGTCATCCGCGATCCCAACAAGGCGTTCGAAGCCTTCCAACGCGGCGACATCGACATGTTCCCCATCGGTCGCCCCGAGCTCTGGTACGAAAAACTCCCCGACACACACCCCGACGTTCAAGCCGGCTACATCGCCAAAACCAAGTTCTTCAACCGAACCCCCCGTCCGGACTGGGGTCTGTGGATCAACCGTTCCCAATCCCTGCTCGACAACCGCGACATCCGCGAAGGCATCCACTTCGCCACCGACTTCGACCAAGTCGTAACGAACTACTTCCGCGGCGACTCCGAGCGCATGCAGACGCGCTCCGACGGTTACTCGTGGCGCACGCATCCCACCATCACCGCGCGCCCCTTCGATCCCGCCAAAGCCCGCGAATTCTTCGCCAAGGCCGGCTTCACGCAGCAAGGCCCCGACGGCGTCCTCCGCAACGAGGCAGGCCAGCGCCTCGCGTTCACCATCACGACCTACGCCAAGGCCCTCGAGGCCATGCTCCCGATCCTCAAACAGCAGGCGCTGAAGGCAGGGCTCGATTTCACGATCGAAGTGCTCGATGCCACCACCGGCTGGAAGAAGGTGCAGGAGAAACAGCACCAGATCGCCCTCGTCGCGCTCTCCCGCTCGGTCGAGCAGTACCCGCGCTACTGGGAGATGTATCACGGCTCCAACGCTTACGACGACGCCTACCTCGACGCCTCCGGAAACGCCGTGCCCCGCTTCGCCGACGGCACCCCCAACCCGAAGCCCGCACAGGTCAACACCCACACCAACAACATGACCATGACCTTCATCCCCGAACTCGACCGGCTGATCGAAGCCTACGACCGGTCCAGCACGATGGAGGAGATCAAGCGCCACGCCGTCGACATCGAGCAGATCATCCACGACGACGCTGGCTGGGTGCCCGGATGGGCCACACCCTTCTACCGTACCGGATACTGGCGCCACGTGAAATGGCCCGCCGACTTCAACGTCATGCAGAGTCGTGAAGCCGAAGAGATGTTCCTCCACTGGATCGACACCGACGAACAGGCCGCGCTCGAAGCCGCCCGTCGCGCGAAGACCACCTTCGAACCGCAGATCCTCGTCTTCGACCAGTTCAAGACCCAGTGA
- a CDS encoding MBL fold metallo-hydrolase: MEVVFLGTGTSQGVPMIACSCAVCTSSDPRNRRGRPCIHVTMGGLHIQVDAGPEFRQQCIREAITHIDLFLLTHSHADHILGMDDLRRFCDLRGFEGIPVYSSAHALERVRHVYPYAIGARPVTKGYPAFMLHEMPAELDLEVGTVRSTVLPHGPARVLGLVFEERATGAKFTYFTDCKEVPPEARELALGSHVVVLDGLRPEPHPTHMSLSEAVDTAAAIGAPTTYLTHMTHAVDHGPAEAELPASVRLAYDGLRLTL, translated from the coding sequence ATGGAAGTCGTTTTTCTAGGCACCGGAACTTCGCAGGGCGTCCCCATGATCGCCTGTTCGTGCGCCGTGTGCACGTCGTCCGATCCGCGCAATCGGCGCGGGCGTCCGTGCATCCACGTCACCATGGGCGGCCTTCACATCCAAGTCGATGCCGGGCCCGAGTTCAGGCAGCAGTGCATCCGCGAAGCGATCACCCACATCGATCTCTTTTTGCTCACGCATTCGCACGCCGACCACATCCTCGGGATGGACGACTTGCGGCGCTTCTGCGATCTGCGCGGCTTCGAAGGCATTCCCGTTTACTCCAGCGCACACGCGCTCGAGCGCGTGCGTCACGTCTACCCCTACGCCATCGGGGCGCGTCCGGTGACGAAGGGTTACCCGGCCTTCATGCTGCACGAGATGCCGGCCGAACTCGATCTGGAGGTCGGGACCGTGCGCTCGACCGTCCTTCCCCATGGCCCGGCGCGGGTGCTCGGGTTGGTCTTCGAGGAGCGGGCGACGGGCGCCAAGTTCACCTACTTCACCGATTGCAAAGAAGTGCCGCCCGAAGCCCGCGAACTCGCGCTTGGCTCGCACGTGGTCGTGCTCGACGGTCTGCGTCCCGAGCCGCACCCCACGCACATGTCGTTGAGCGAAGCGGTGGACACCGCGGCCGCGATCGGAGCACCCACGACCTACCTCACGCACATGACGCACGCGGTCGACCACGGTCCGGCCGAAGCCGAGCTGCCTGCGAGCGTGCGACTCGCCTACGACGGTCTGCGGCTGACGCTGTGA
- the ompR gene encoding two-component system response regulator OmpR: MVEARPHVLIVEDDARIRGLLERYLKDQGFQVTAVSDARKVSDLLADHVIQIIVLDLMLPGEDGLSLCRRIRRQGDDVPIIMLTAKVEDVDRIVGLEIGADDYVSKPFNPRELVARINAVLRRRQPASAPGAPALEAKVVTFGGCELNLGTRVLKRDGECVPLTTGEFAVLEALVTRSRRPLSRDKLMELARGREHGAFDRSMDVQISRLRRLIEPDPAKPRYLQTVWGHGYVFVPDDED, translated from the coding sequence ATGGTCGAAGCCCGCCCACATGTCTTGATTGTCGAGGACGACGCGCGCATTCGGGGTCTATTGGAGCGTTACCTGAAGGATCAGGGGTTTCAGGTCACGGCGGTCTCGGACGCGCGAAAGGTGTCCGACCTGCTGGCCGATCACGTCATCCAGATCATCGTCCTCGATCTGATGTTGCCCGGCGAGGACGGGCTGTCGCTGTGCCGGCGGATCCGTCGGCAGGGAGACGACGTGCCGATCATCATGCTGACCGCCAAGGTCGAGGACGTTGACCGCATCGTCGGTCTGGAGATCGGCGCCGACGACTACGTTTCCAAGCCCTTCAATCCCCGGGAGTTGGTCGCGCGGATCAACGCGGTGCTCCGCCGCCGCCAGCCAGCGTCGGCTCCGGGCGCGCCCGCGCTCGAGGCGAAGGTCGTGACATTCGGCGGCTGCGAATTGAACTTGGGAACGCGAGTGCTCAAGCGCGACGGAGAGTGCGTCCCGCTGACGACCGGCGAGTTCGCCGTCCTCGAGGCTTTGGTGACGCGTTCCCGCCGCCCGTTGTCTCGCGACAAGCTCATGGAATTGGCGCGGGGAAGGGAGCACGGCGCCTTCGACCGGAGCATGGACGTACAGATATCGCGGCTGCGTCGGTTGATCGAGCCGGATCCCGCAAAGCCTCGTTACCTTCAGACCGTTTGGGGCCACGGATACGTGTTTGTTCCCGATGACGAGGACTAG
- a CDS encoding ABC transporter permease subunit, translating to MFRLHPQTARKLQRFRRIRRGFVSFLVLCVMATLALLAELLVSHRALIVRYDGEWFFPSYGAIHTGREFGFEYDYEVNYKALKARLAEEPGRGWVLLAPVPYGPNENCYPGEIFRARPPDWKKGHYLGTDGTNRDILARLLYGLRNSLLFASGYIVLTYAIGISVGCAMGYFGGRFDLGAQRLIEIWSLIPFLFVVIILRSILPPGWINIWTLLGIVVLFAWTSMTYYMRSATYREKAREYVAAAQVLGASPGRIVFRHVLPNILSTVVTFLPFSVSAAISALTALDFLGFGLPPPTPSWGELLKQGVDNLSAPWIVSTSFGVLALTLVLVTFVGEAIREAFDPRKFTIYR from the coding sequence GTGTTCCGTCTCCATCCGCAAACCGCCCGCAAGCTCCAGCGCTTCCGCCGCATCCGTCGCGGTTTCGTCTCGTTTCTCGTGTTGTGCGTCATGGCGACGCTCGCCCTGCTCGCGGAGCTCCTCGTCAGCCACCGTGCCTTGATCGTCCGCTACGACGGCGAGTGGTTTTTCCCGTCCTACGGCGCGATTCACACCGGTCGCGAGTTCGGCTTCGAGTACGACTACGAGGTGAACTACAAGGCCCTGAAGGCACGTCTCGCCGAGGAGCCAGGTCGCGGCTGGGTGCTCCTCGCCCCCGTGCCCTACGGCCCCAACGAGAACTGCTACCCCGGCGAGATCTTCCGCGCGCGTCCTCCGGACTGGAAGAAGGGCCACTACCTCGGTACCGACGGGACCAACCGCGACATCCTCGCGCGCCTGCTTTACGGGCTGCGCAACAGTCTGCTCTTCGCGTCCGGCTACATCGTGCTCACGTACGCGATCGGCATCTCCGTCGGCTGCGCCATGGGTTACTTCGGCGGCCGCTTCGACCTCGGAGCGCAGCGCCTGATCGAGATCTGGTCGCTCATCCCGTTTCTCTTCGTCGTCATCATCCTGCGCTCCATCCTGCCTCCCGGCTGGATCAACATCTGGACGCTGCTCGGCATCGTCGTGCTCTTCGCGTGGACGAGCATGACCTACTACATGCGCTCCGCCACCTACCGCGAAAAGGCGCGCGAGTACGTCGCCGCCGCGCAAGTGTTGGGTGCGTCGCCGGGACGGATCGTCTTTCGCCACGTGCTGCCCAACATCCTCTCGACGGTGGTCACGTTTCTTCCCTTCTCCGTGTCCGCCGCGATCAGCGCGCTCACCGCGCTCGACTTCCTCGGCTTCGGTCTGCCGCCGCCCACCCCGAGTTGGGGCGAGCTGCTCAAACAGGGCGTGGACAACCTCTCCGCCCCGTGGATCGTCAGCACGTCGTTCGGCGTCCTCGCGCTCACGCTCGTGCTCGTCACGTTCGTCGGCGAGGCGATCCGCGAGGCCTTCGACCCCCGCAAGTTCACCATCTACCGATGA
- the mexE gene encoding multidrug efflux RND transporter periplasmic adaptor subunit MexE gives MSPSKRTGFIQLALVLAFIVGALVVDRLLQSRYEPPGSDGGEERALFVDTVTAEPAPYRIVFSTTGTVEARAEVELVPLVGGRVTAVAPELRAGGAFAAGVTLFQIDPRDYELEVQRLGAEVARARTALQLARAEADAALEEWRLSNSETPAPDLVARRPQLAEAEAGLKSAEASLDAARLALERTRFKLPFAGRVIASRVGAGQFVQAGQSYGSAFDVAALEVTAALDGRKLAWLLDAPDVSVEIAADYLGKTHRYEGELLGGAARLDPDTRFAGLRFGFKADVVDLVPGVFTQITIRGPRLTAVSQVPASALQQDGGLWLLDAERRLRRHEPDIVFADDNMLAVRGLTAGAVVVTSRLSGAIEGALANPGEDAANTATSTR, from the coding sequence ATGAGCCCCTCGAAACGCACCGGCTTTATCCAACTCGCACTCGTCCTCGCGTTCATCGTTGGCGCCCTCGTCGTGGACCGGCTTCTGCAGTCGCGCTACGAACCGCCCGGCAGCGACGGCGGCGAAGAGCGTGCTTTGTTTGTGGATACGGTTACGGCCGAGCCCGCGCCCTACCGGATTGTCTTTTCGACCACCGGCACCGTCGAGGCCCGCGCCGAAGTGGAGCTGGTGCCCTTGGTCGGCGGACGCGTCACCGCCGTTGCCCCGGAGCTGCGCGCGGGCGGCGCGTTTGCCGCCGGCGTCACGCTTTTCCAAATCGACCCGCGCGACTACGAGCTGGAGGTCCAGCGGCTCGGAGCGGAGGTGGCCCGGGCTCGCACCGCGCTGCAGCTTGCCCGCGCCGAGGCGGACGCCGCGCTGGAGGAGTGGAGACTTTCCAACTCCGAGACGCCCGCGCCCGATCTTGTGGCGCGTCGCCCCCAGCTCGCGGAAGCCGAGGCCGGTCTCAAGTCCGCCGAGGCGTCCCTCGACGCCGCCAGGCTGGCGCTTGAGCGCACCCGTTTCAAACTGCCCTTCGCCGGACGCGTGATCGCCAGCCGCGTCGGCGCGGGGCAATTCGTTCAGGCCGGTCAAAGCTATGGCAGCGCCTTCGACGTCGCCGCCCTCGAGGTCACGGCAGCGCTCGACGGTAGAAAACTCGCGTGGTTGCTCGATGCTCCCGACGTCAGCGTGGAAATCGCCGCCGACTATCTCGGCAAAACCCACCGTTACGAAGGCGAGTTGCTCGGCGGCGCCGCTCGGCTCGATCCCGACACGCGTTTCGCCGGACTGCGTTTCGGCTTCAAAGCCGACGTGGTCGATCTCGTGCCCGGAGTTTTTACGCAGATCACCATTCGCGGCCCGCGCCTGACCGCTGTCAGTCAGGTGCCCGCGAGTGCGCTGCAACAGGACGGCGGTCTCTGGCTGCTCGATGCCGAGCGTCGTTTGCGACGCCATGAGCCCGATATCGTTTTCGCCGATGACAACATGCTCGCAGTGCGCGGCCTGACCGCAGGCGCCGTGGTCGTGACCAGTCGTCTGTCCGGCGCGATTGAGGGGGCATTGGCCAACCCCGGTGAAGACGCCGCCAACACCGCCACTTCCACCCGCTGA
- a CDS encoding MBL fold metallo-hydrolase, with amino-acid sequence MTSAAIVIGCAAWTKDRDGRKRDLLPSGHYDGKRFFNPALPANSLPKFRDAFRMMGDERAKWPAWVENTTTPNLPASVPTNQIALTFVNHATFLIQFDGLNILTDPIWSKRASPVRWAGPKRVRAPGIAFEDLPKIDLILISHNHYDHLDLDTLKRLHKKFAPKILVPIGDRTLVKSAGYKDIVELDWWESVDIEPGVAVTFAPAQHQANRGVFDRQSSLWGSYLVKAGEKKIYFGGDTGYSPHFAEIKARLGSPDLALLGIGSYEPRWFMKGIHMNPAEAVLAHRDLGARHSVGMHYGTFQLSAEPIDQPPKDLLTALTDAGVPEADFITLNEGQTRIYGPRSETSVGIQP; translated from the coding sequence TTGACCAGTGCCGCCATCGTCATCGGTTGTGCAGCTTGGACCAAAGATCGCGACGGCCGAAAAAGAGATCTGCTTCCATCGGGACACTACGACGGAAAGCGGTTCTTCAATCCTGCGCTGCCCGCGAACTCACTGCCGAAGTTTCGCGACGCCTTTCGCATGATGGGGGACGAGCGCGCCAAGTGGCCGGCATGGGTGGAAAACACCACCACGCCCAATTTGCCTGCGTCCGTTCCGACGAACCAGATCGCGCTTACTTTTGTCAACCATGCGACTTTCCTCATTCAGTTCGATGGCCTCAACATTTTGACCGATCCGATTTGGTCAAAGCGCGCGAGCCCGGTCCGGTGGGCGGGGCCGAAACGCGTGCGCGCGCCGGGCATCGCCTTCGAAGACCTGCCAAAGATCGACCTGATTCTCATCAGCCACAACCACTACGACCACCTCGATTTGGACACGCTCAAGCGGCTGCACAAAAAGTTCGCGCCCAAGATCCTCGTGCCGATCGGTGACCGAACGCTGGTAAAGTCCGCCGGATACAAGGACATCGTCGAACTCGATTGGTGGGAGTCGGTGGATATCGAGCCCGGAGTCGCCGTCACCTTCGCACCTGCGCAGCATCAGGCCAACCGTGGCGTCTTCGACCGCCAGTCTTCCCTCTGGGGCAGCTATCTGGTGAAGGCCGGCGAAAAGAAAATCTACTTCGGCGGCGACACCGGATACTCCCCGCACTTCGCGGAAATCAAAGCGCGTCTCGGTTCGCCCGATCTCGCGTTGCTCGGCATCGGTTCCTACGAGCCGCGCTGGTTCATGAAGGGGATCCACATGAACCCAGCGGAGGCCGTGCTTGCCCATCGTGATCTCGGCGCGCGGCACAGCGTGGGCATGCACTACGGCACCTTTCAGTTGTCCGCCGAGCCCATCGACCAGCCACCCAAGGACCTGTTGACCGCGCTCACCGACGCAGGCGTTCCCGAGGCGGATTTCATCACGCTCAACGAGGGCCAGACCCGCATCTACGGGCCGCGCTCCGAAACGTCCGTCGGCATCCAGCCGTGA
- a CDS encoding ATP-binding protein: protein MKREPLTLLGRTAVGLGLLLIFSQALWVISAIYFVILPIKEMHLRNMSAVAVFARELVNADPPTESLEFLKDYSILPDTGPPPTLSRELHGFVPELQTVLKTTLGPETVVYREYAQKTLWINFTTNGRSYWVVVPKGVPPLPTYVIVTIFTLVTVSVVGAYVIIYSLTKKLRAITAAVRSIGGGDFHPILDESGPREVRDLSRGFNQMTADLRRLDDDRRLMLAGISHDLKTPLTRLRIAVDLAATRADPEIAAGIVQDVEEIDGILKQFLDYARDGTEEIPARDDLNELVASVCERQRTRGAKLVFRFGAISPFPFRRSALARAITNVVENAAKYGQVGIEVITRRDGGRVEIVVQDRGPGIRAGDPSDYIKAFARENAARTEMGAGLGLAIVARIVNTHGGELLVENRDPVGLKVTLRLPIPA, encoded by the coding sequence ATGAAGAGGGAGCCGCTTACCTTGCTCGGACGCACTGCGGTAGGATTGGGCCTCCTGCTTATCTTCAGCCAAGCGCTATGGGTGATCAGCGCGATCTATTTCGTGATCTTGCCGATCAAGGAAATGCACCTGCGCAACATGAGCGCGGTCGCGGTGTTCGCGCGCGAGCTCGTCAACGCGGATCCGCCCACGGAGAGCCTCGAGTTCCTGAAGGATTACAGCATCCTGCCCGACACAGGGCCACCACCGACCTTGTCCAGGGAATTGCACGGGTTTGTGCCCGAGCTGCAGACCGTGCTGAAAACGACACTGGGTCCTGAAACCGTCGTTTATCGGGAGTATGCGCAGAAGACTCTATGGATAAACTTCACGACCAATGGTCGCTCGTATTGGGTGGTGGTACCCAAGGGCGTCCCTCCGTTACCGACTTATGTCATCGTGACGATCTTCACGCTCGTAACGGTTTCCGTCGTCGGTGCCTACGTCATCATTTACTCGCTCACCAAGAAACTACGCGCCATCACCGCCGCGGTGCGATCGATAGGAGGCGGCGACTTCCATCCGATCTTGGACGAATCGGGTCCCCGTGAGGTCCGCGATCTCAGTCGGGGTTTCAATCAAATGACCGCGGATCTGCGAAGACTCGACGACGACCGCAGGCTCATGCTCGCCGGGATCTCGCACGATCTGAAAACCCCGCTTACGCGGCTGCGGATCGCCGTGGACTTGGCGGCAACCCGGGCCGATCCCGAAATCGCTGCGGGTATCGTGCAGGACGTCGAAGAAATCGACGGCATTCTCAAGCAGTTCCTCGACTATGCGCGCGACGGAACCGAGGAGATTCCGGCTCGTGACGATCTTAACGAATTGGTCGCGAGCGTTTGCGAACGCCAACGCACACGCGGAGCGAAGCTGGTTTTTCGGTTCGGGGCGATCTCGCCGTTTCCCTTCCGCAGATCCGCGCTCGCCCGTGCCATCACCAATGTCGTCGAGAACGCTGCCAAGTATGGTCAGGTCGGCATCGAGGTGATCACGCGACGCGACGGAGGCCGCGTCGAGATCGTCGTGCAGGACCGCGGCCCGGGCATCCGAGCTGGCGACCCTTCGGACTATATCAAAGCGTTTGCGCGCGAGAACGCCGCGCGCACCGAAATGGGCGCGGGACTCGGGCTGGCCATCGTCGCGCGTATCGTGAACACCCACGGCGGTGAACTGCTGGTCGAGAATCGCGACCCCGTCGGCCTGAAGGTGACCTTGCGTTTGCCGATCCCGGCGTAG
- a CDS encoding efflux transporter outer membrane subunit, which yields MFPGGLALLTAGCVVGPVAERPALPAPLPENFVNASAPSAREPDDATMPRWWERIEDAAFSAHAALLLSENLDLREAHERVTQARERLNIQRGDNSPVVSLEADAARGFTGDGNGGRDYANNYSADLNVSWTIDLFGRRRRGIEASEATFLSTAAEHEALTHTLIAELLNRRVAIAVNGRLLALAEQNAANRALLHDIVQRRYRLGADGTALSDVYLAEENVSTVQADIPNYRRLLAEDLYRFDLLLGRAPGVTRMDAAAFPLPVPPSAPPVAVPAALLDRRPDLRASELRARAATANVGVAIADLYPQLTLGGSIGVAGDSLDNLFSAEQLAGSLLGGITQRLFSGGALRANVRLQEAAARELAARYANDVLDALREVETALKADAELDRQLAAQTRSLEALRAAERLSETRYRSGIIPLQALLDVQQRRYFAEQSWLLTQQLRWTARISLHLALGGDWTDTQSGLEPSAAPHVSRN from the coding sequence GTGTTTCCCGGCGGTCTGGCGCTCCTGACGGCCGGCTGCGTGGTCGGTCCGGTGGCGGAGCGTCCGGCCTTGCCCGCGCCGCTTCCGGAGAACTTCGTCAACGCCTCTGCTCCGTCCGCCCGTGAGCCGGACGACGCCACGATGCCCCGCTGGTGGGAGCGGATCGAGGACGCTGCTTTCAGCGCCCACGCCGCTCTCCTCCTGTCGGAAAACCTCGACCTGCGCGAAGCCCACGAACGTGTCACCCAGGCGCGCGAACGTCTCAACATCCAGCGTGGCGATAATTCGCCTGTCGTGTCGCTGGAGGCCGACGCGGCCCGTGGCTTCACCGGTGACGGCAACGGCGGGCGCGACTACGCGAACAACTATTCGGCCGACCTGAACGTTTCCTGGACCATCGACCTTTTCGGACGCCGCCGTCGGGGCATCGAGGCCTCGGAGGCGACCTTTCTCTCCACCGCGGCCGAGCACGAGGCCCTCACGCACACGCTCATCGCGGAGCTCCTCAACCGCCGCGTCGCCATCGCGGTCAACGGCCGCCTGCTCGCCCTCGCGGAGCAAAACGCGGCCAACCGCGCCTTGCTGCACGATATCGTTCAGCGTCGCTACCGGCTCGGCGCCGACGGCACCGCGCTCAGCGACGTTTATTTGGCCGAGGAAAACGTCAGCACCGTGCAGGCCGATATTCCCAACTATCGTCGCCTGCTGGCCGAGGATCTCTACCGGTTCGACCTGCTGCTGGGCCGCGCTCCCGGCGTCACCCGCATGGACGCCGCCGCGTTTCCCCTGCCGGTGCCGCCGTCCGCACCGCCGGTCGCCGTTCCCGCCGCGTTGCTCGACCGCCGACCCGACTTGCGTGCTTCCGAACTGCGCGCCCGTGCCGCCACCGCCAACGTCGGCGTGGCCATCGCCGACCTCTATCCGCAACTCACGCTCGGCGGCTCCATCGGTGTTGCCGGGGACTCGCTCGACAACCTGTTCTCCGCCGAGCAACTCGCCGGTTCCCTGCTCGGCGGCATCACTCAGCGGCTCTTTTCCGGCGGCGCCCTGCGCGCCAACGTGCGCCTGCAGGAGGCGGCCGCCCGCGAACTCGCCGCCCGCTACGCCAACGACGTGCTCGACGCCCTGCGCGAGGTCGAAACCGCCCTGAAAGCCGACGCCGAGCTCGACCGTCAGCTCGCCGCCCAGACCCGTTCGCTCGAGGCGCTGCGTGCGGCGGAAAGGCTCTCCGAAACCCGGTACCGCTCCGGCATCATCCCCCTGCAGGCGCTGCTCGATGTCCAGCAGCGCCGTTACTTCGCCGAGCAAAGCTGGCTGCTGACTCAACAACTCCGCTGGACCGCGCGCATTTCCCTCCACCTCGCTCTTGGCGGCGACTGGACCGACACGCAGTCCGGTCTCGAACCATCCGCCGCCCCCCACGTCTCCCGCAACTGA
- a CDS encoding ABC transporter permease subunit has translation MRDYFIRRFLLIPPTLLGVTLVVFLITRFAPGGPVEQAIMRAQAGEMGGGAAGRDLNRGALSEEQLERLKAYYGFDKPVIAAYFHWLGKVVQGDLGQSFRYGEPVSSVILSRLPVSMSYGLISLVLVYTICLPLGIVKAIKHRTPMDTGSSILIFVGYSIPGYALGALLVVFVAARAGWFPMGGFTGPDFDDLSLWGKVKDFVHHAVLPLTCYSIGSFAFLTLLVKNQLMDNLAADYVRTAVAKGVSFKNAVFKHAFRNSLIPVATNLGNALSALIGGSFLIEFIFDIDGMGLLGYNSVLDRDYQVVMGVLLLASLLLLVGNILADFLVALADPRVRFK, from the coding sequence ATGCGCGACTATTTCATCCGACGATTTCTTCTCATCCCGCCCACCCTGCTCGGGGTCACTCTGGTCGTGTTTCTCATCACGCGCTTCGCTCCCGGCGGCCCGGTCGAGCAAGCGATCATGCGGGCCCAAGCGGGCGAGATGGGCGGCGGTGCCGCTGGTCGCGACCTCAACCGCGGCGCGCTTTCCGAGGAGCAACTCGAGCGGCTCAAGGCCTACTACGGTTTCGATAAACCCGTCATCGCCGCCTACTTCCACTGGCTGGGAAAGGTCGTCCAAGGCGACCTCGGGCAGTCGTTTCGCTACGGCGAGCCGGTGTCCTCCGTCATCCTCTCGCGGCTACCGGTTTCGATGAGTTACGGGCTGATCTCGCTCGTGCTCGTCTACACCATTTGCCTGCCGCTGGGCATCGTGAAGGCGATCAAGCACCGCACGCCGATGGACACCGGGTCGTCGATCCTGATCTTCGTCGGGTATTCGATTCCCGGTTACGCGTTGGGCGCGTTGCTCGTCGTCTTCGTCGCGGCGCGTGCGGGATGGTTTCCGATGGGCGGGTTCACCGGACCGGATTTCGACGACCTGTCGCTCTGGGGCAAGGTCAAGGACTTCGTCCACCATGCGGTTCTGCCGCTCACCTGCTACTCGATCGGAAGCTTCGCGTTTCTGACCCTGCTGGTGAAGAACCAGCTCATGGACAACCTCGCCGCGGACTACGTGCGCACGGCGGTGGCCAAAGGAGTCTCTTTCAAGAACGCCGTGTTCAAGCACGCGTTCCGCAACTCGCTCATCCCCGTCGCCACCAACCTCGGCAACGCCCTCAGCGCACTCATCGGCGGATCGTTCCTCATCGAGTTCATCTTCGACATCGATGGGATGGGACTGCTCGGCTACAACTCCGTGCTCGATCGCGACTACCAGGTCGTGATGGGCGTGCTCCTGCTGGCGTCGCTCCTGCTTCTGGTCGGCAACATCTTGGCCGACTTCCTCGTCGCCCTTGCCGATCCGCGCGTGCGCTTCAAGTAA